In Lotus japonicus ecotype B-129 chromosome 5, LjGifu_v1.2, one genomic interval encodes:
- the LOC130721022 gene encoding uncharacterized protein LOC130721022, with the protein MEIEEGEIIDLFELHYSDLSSSTSTKVDSIMEALGATGPGLLAITGVPNLCRSYLLPLARKLALLDHETRKRILKEHNLGSDVPLRNPDRSVSSFAAQLKYSNSHCDSGAKFDSFENLGSAFRELGFCMMELGLCLARVCDKAIGGNDLEQSLLESCAAKGRLIHYHSHLDAILLNERSKTSSKRGVKSMKPLLGSECKSIANDANLWQQWHYDYGIFTVLTAPLFLTPSCLETSSAEGSLCWEQCPSPTGHTCLQIYDPNKKRVFRVRAPPESFIIQVGESADIISKGKLRSTLHSVYRPSKFENLSRETFVVFLQPAWTKTFSVSDYPRCLVASDDGQQFEKDENELSHEIQKIVPPLSSRLRDGMTFAEFSRETTKQYYGGSGLQSNR; encoded by the exons ATGGAGATAGAAGAAGGTGAGATCATAGACCTATTCGAGCTTCACTATTCAGACTTATCCTCTTCAACTTCAACCAAAGTCGATTCCATCATGGAAGCCCTCGGAGCCACCGGTCCCGGCCTCCTCGCCATTACCGGCGTCCCCAACCTCTGCCGCTCTTACCTCCTCCCACTCGCTCGCAAACTCGCTCTTCTCGACCACGAAACCCGTAAACGCATCCTCAAG GAGCACAATTTGGGTAGTGATGTTCCTCTGAGAAACCCTGATAGGAGTGTGTCCTCCTTCGCTGCGCAACTGAAGTATTCCAATTCACATTGCGATTCCGGTGCGAAATTTGACTCATTTGAGAATCTTGGAAGCGCTTTCCGGGAGTTAGGGTTTTGCATGATGGAGCTGGGGCTTTGCCTTGCGCGTGTGTGTGATAAGGCTATTGGTGGAAATGATTTAGAGCAGAGCTTGTTAGAATCTTGTGCTGCGAAGGGTCGTCTTATTCATTATCATTCGCATTTAGATGCAATCCTCCTTAATGAGAGGAGCAAGACAAGTAGCAAAAGAGGGGTGAAGAGTATGAAACCATTACTTGGGTCAGAATGCAAGTCAATTGCCAATGATGCTAATTTGTGGCAGCAGTGGCATTATGATTATGGTATATTCACTGTTCTGACTGCTCCCTTGTTTCTAACGCCGTCTTGTTTAGAGACAAGTAGTGCGGAAGGTTCATTGTGTTGGGAGCAATGTCCGTCGCCAACTGGGCATACATGTTTGCAGATATACGATCCGAATAAGAAAAGGGTATTTAGGGTTAGAGCCCCTCCTGAAAGTTTTATCATTCAAGTTGGGGAATCTGCTGATATAATCTCGAAAGGGAAGCTTAGATCAACCCTGCACTCTGTTTATAGACCTTCCAAGTTTGAGAATTTGAGCAGAGAAACTTTTGTTGTGTTTCTGCAGCCTGCATGGACTAAAACATTCTCCGTCTCGGATTATCCTCGGTGTTTAGTTGCCTCTGATGATGGACAACAGTTTGAGAAGGACGAGAATGAACTAAGTCACGAGATTCAGAAAATTGTTCCCCCACTTTCATCGCGGTTGAGAGATGGGATGACTTTTGCTGAGTTCTCACGTGAAACAACAAAGCAGTATTATGGTGGTAGTGGTTTGCAATCAAATAGATGA